One window from the genome of Gemmatimonadaceae bacterium encodes:
- a CDS encoding DNA-3-methyladenine glycosylase, translating to MTTNAARRARRSRLVRPIGAPLPASFYDRPTEQVARDLLGAILECRTPDGVAAGRIVETEAYLGEHDLACHAAAGLTPRTEPLYGPPGIAYVYFIYGMHWCFNAVTRAKGEPSAVLVRAIEPVKGLELMRERRGARRDVDLTNGPAKLCDAIGIDGHFNRAVLQRGPLTIREGVPIPDSRVAVTPRIGITRCADWPLRWIVRDSEFVSGRRA from the coding sequence ATGACCACGAACGCCGCGCGACGAGCGCGGCGTTCTCGTCTCGTACGGCCGATCGGCGCTCCGCTTCCCGCATCGTTCTACGATCGCCCCACCGAGCAGGTCGCCCGCGATCTCCTCGGTGCGATCCTCGAGTGCCGCACGCCCGACGGCGTCGCCGCCGGCCGCATCGTCGAGACCGAGGCGTATCTCGGCGAGCACGATCTCGCTTGTCACGCCGCCGCCGGACTCACTCCGCGTACCGAGCCGCTCTACGGCCCGCCGGGAATCGCGTACGTGTATTTCATCTACGGCATGCACTGGTGCTTCAACGCCGTGACACGCGCCAAGGGTGAGCCGAGCGCGGTGCTCGTGCGCGCGATCGAACCGGTGAAGGGACTCGAGTTGATGCGCGAGCGCCGTGGCGCACGGCGAGATGTCGATCTCACGAATGGGCCGGCGAAGTTGTGCGACGCCATCGGGATCGACGGCCACTTCAATCGCGCGGTGCTTCAGCGCGGGCCGCTCACGATTCGCGAAGGGGTTCCCATTCCCGATTCACGCGTCGCCGTCACGCCGCGCATCGGCATCACGCGCTGCGCCGATTGGCCTTTGCGCTGGATCGTTCGCGACAGCGAATTCGTCTCCGGGCGTCGCGCCTGA
- a CDS encoding glycine C-acetyltransferase — MSLNAEFTKSLSDTIEQLKRDRVYKRLNYLDSPQSSRVKMEGRGDVLILSSNNYLGLCDEPRVVQAGIDGLKKLGAGTASVRFICGTFAIHRELEAACAKFVGCESSLSFVSAWNANEGLTGTVAQEGDYIVSDALNHASIIDSMRLGKAISKCTTAVFKHGDMDDLRAKLAEAKGFKRRMIWTDGIFSMEGAIAKLPDILEIARETNSIVAVDDSHATGVLGKNGRGTAEHYGVVGEVDIITSTLGKALGGAAGGFVAGPEVLTDYLTQRSRPQLFSNALPPTVAASALAAVRLLEAEPQRVETLRQNTKYFREQIIEAGFKPIPGETPIVPIIVGETAAAIQMSDMLLDEGVFVTGFGFPVVPQGTARVRCQISAGHTRDDLDEAIRAFKKVGGKLRLI, encoded by the coding sequence ATGTCGCTCAACGCCGAATTCACGAAATCACTCTCGGACACCATCGAGCAGCTCAAGCGCGATCGCGTCTACAAGCGCCTCAACTACCTCGACTCGCCGCAGTCGTCGCGTGTGAAGATGGAAGGGCGTGGCGACGTGCTGATCCTCTCGTCGAACAACTACCTCGGCTTGTGCGACGAACCGAGGGTGGTGCAGGCGGGGATCGACGGACTCAAGAAGCTCGGCGCGGGCACGGCGAGCGTGCGCTTTATCTGCGGCACGTTCGCGATCCATCGAGAGCTCGAGGCGGCGTGCGCCAAGTTCGTCGGCTGCGAGTCGTCGCTCAGCTTCGTGTCGGCGTGGAACGCGAACGAGGGACTCACCGGGACGGTCGCGCAGGAAGGGGACTACATCGTCTCCGACGCGCTCAACCATGCGTCGATCATCGACTCGATGCGGCTCGGGAAGGCGATCAGCAAATGCACGACCGCGGTCTTCAAGCATGGCGACATGGACGACCTGCGCGCCAAGCTCGCCGAGGCCAAAGGCTTCAAGCGACGGATGATCTGGACAGACGGCATCTTTTCGATGGAAGGCGCGATCGCCAAACTGCCCGACATCCTCGAGATCGCCCGCGAGACGAATTCAATCGTCGCCGTGGACGACTCGCATGCGACGGGAGTCCTCGGCAAGAACGGACGAGGGACGGCAGAGCACTATGGCGTGGTGGGAGAGGTGGACATCATCACGTCGACGCTCGGCAAGGCGCTCGGCGGAGCGGCGGGCGGATTCGTCGCCGGACCCGAGGTGCTCACCGACTATCTCACCCAGCGGTCGCGGCCACAGCTCTTCTCGAACGCGCTGCCGCCGACGGTCGCGGCGAGCGCGCTCGCCGCGGTGCGACTGCTCGAAGCCGAGCCGCAACGCGTGGAGACGCTGCGGCAGAACACGAAATACTTCCGTGAGCAGATCATCGAAGCGGGGTTCAAGCCGATTCCGGGCGAGACGCCGATCGTGCCGATCATCGTCGGCGAGACGGCGGCGGCCATTCAGATGAGCGACATGCTGCTCGACGAGGGAGTCTTCGTCACGGGGTTCGGATTCCCGGTCGTGCCGCAGGGAACGGCTCGCGTGCGATGCCAGATCTCTGCGGGGCACACGCGCGACGATCTCGATGAAGCAATCCGGGCGTTCAAGAAAGTCGGGGGCAAGCTCAGGCTGATTTGA
- the tdh gene encoding L-threonine 3-dehydrogenase, producing the protein MKALVKAAARPGFELKDVPEPTIRDDEVLIRVRRAGVCGTDVHIYDWDPWAQGRVKPPIVVGHEFAGEVVQVGRLVTDVHEGDRVTAEGHIVDGRCLLCRTGNSHVCPYTKIIGVDRDGCFAEYIAMPATNVWHLDDNISFDVGGIHDPMGNAFHTALTAPIPGSTVLITGCGPIGIFAVGICKAAGASRIIASDVIEARLALAKQMGAHDVVHPQEAEAVVKQHTDGLGVDVVLEMSGVPAAIHQAFSLVRVGGRVQLLGIPSQRVDFDLANEIIFKGLTVYGVVGRRMYDTWLLMTRFLRSGQFDPTPVITHRFPLDAADEAIRAIKSGQAGKVIFEIA; encoded by the coding sequence GTGAAAGCGCTTGTGAAAGCCGCGGCGCGACCCGGGTTCGAACTGAAGGACGTGCCCGAGCCGACGATCCGCGATGACGAAGTCCTGATCCGCGTCCGCCGCGCCGGCGTGTGCGGCACCGACGTCCACATCTACGATTGGGATCCGTGGGCCCAGGGGCGCGTCAAGCCGCCCATCGTCGTCGGGCACGAGTTCGCCGGCGAGGTCGTGCAGGTCGGCCGCCTCGTCACCGACGTGCACGAGGGCGACCGCGTGACGGCGGAGGGACACATCGTCGACGGGCGGTGCTTGCTCTGCCGCACGGGCAACTCGCACGTCTGTCCGTATACGAAGATCATTGGCGTGGACCGCGACGGGTGCTTCGCCGAGTACATCGCGATGCCGGCGACGAACGTGTGGCATCTCGACGACAACATCTCGTTCGACGTGGGCGGCATTCACGACCCGATGGGTAACGCGTTTCACACGGCGCTCACGGCGCCGATCCCGGGGTCGACCGTGCTGATCACGGGCTGCGGGCCGATCGGCATCTTCGCGGTCGGCATCTGCAAAGCGGCCGGCGCGTCGAGGATCATCGCGAGCGACGTGATCGAGGCGAGGCTGGCGCTCGCCAAACAGATGGGCGCGCACGACGTCGTGCACCCCCAAGAGGCCGAGGCGGTCGTCAAGCAGCACACCGACGGACTCGGCGTCGACGTGGTGCTCGAAATGTCCGGCGTGCCCGCGGCGATCCACCAGGCATTCTCGCTCGTGCGGGTGGGTGGCCGTGTGCAGCTGCTCGGCATTCCGTCGCAGCGCGTGGACTTCGACCTGGCGAACGAGATCATCTTCAAGGGGCTCACGGTGTACGGCGTCGTAGGCCGTCGCATGTACGACACGTGGCTTCTGATGACGCGCTTCCTTCGATCGGGGCAGTTCGATCCGACACCGGTCATCACGCACAGATTCCCCCTCGACGCCGCCGATGAAGCCATCCGGGCGATCAAGTCGGGTCAGGCCGGCAAGGTCATCTTCGAGATCGCCTGA
- a CDS encoding glycosyltransferase family 39 protein: MREKASARPGQKRESATGKRRENTLRKSAQRENSTRESEGRALGDPRFGTALVCAVAIAASVAGILNAFTQDDLSILVGSARLHGFGALRDILTLPYWPPPAAPDLYRPVASMLLAAQYALGDGAPLVFRIVSYALYAIASVGVYRLALRLMPASIALVVALFFAAHPVHVEAVALAVTQNELIVAALTAFMTALYVDRRRDDTGVLSARDWAMLVVAYAVAGFSKEQGLLLPAFLILSEIFLAPSRPWAERGRALWLGFAVLLAGAAAMVAIRTLVLSGVVGPTMIAEALRGQTFGGRLLTMLQIVPEWTRLLVWPVHLRAEYSPREFVASTAFGEAEATGLAIVLLVAVAIWLARKRAPAISFGLSWCCLALFPVSNVVIPTGILIAERTLFLPSVGFVLALGGAIAAIARQRLVVTSRGRLLASAAAGVIVVAALARSAERQRVWQDPVTLTVASIRDAPLSWRVQQAYGDMLFSQGRAADGIAAFRRAIDLAPESWRPRNFLAERLRRIGDDSDAVTLLRVSLAEDPRQISTVAALAPALLGAGRYAEAKKLADSIIVAENAPPIMVQMSRLADSAMKINAPPGSMRIGIPMR; the protein is encoded by the coding sequence ATGCGAGAGAAAGCTTCGGCGCGACCGGGACAGAAACGAGAGTCCGCGACGGGTAAGCGGCGTGAGAACACGCTGCGTAAGAGCGCGCAGCGCGAGAACTCGACGCGCGAGAGCGAGGGACGCGCGCTCGGCGATCCGCGGTTTGGCACCGCGCTCGTTTGCGCGGTGGCGATCGCGGCAAGTGTCGCGGGGATTCTGAACGCGTTCACGCAGGACGACCTGTCGATCCTCGTCGGGTCCGCGAGGCTCCACGGGTTCGGCGCGCTGCGGGACATTCTCACGCTCCCGTACTGGCCGCCTCCGGCGGCTCCGGACTTGTATCGGCCGGTCGCGTCGATGTTGCTCGCGGCGCAGTACGCACTCGGCGACGGGGCGCCGCTCGTGTTTCGCATCGTGAGCTACGCGCTCTACGCGATCGCGAGCGTCGGCGTGTATCGCCTTGCCCTTCGATTGATGCCTGCGTCGATCGCGCTCGTCGTCGCGCTTTTTTTCGCCGCGCATCCGGTGCACGTGGAGGCCGTCGCGCTGGCGGTGACGCAGAACGAGTTGATCGTCGCCGCGCTCACCGCCTTCATGACGGCGCTGTACGTGGACCGACGCCGCGACGACACCGGCGTCCTTTCGGCGCGCGACTGGGCGATGCTGGTCGTCGCGTACGCGGTCGCGGGCTTCTCGAAAGAACAGGGCCTGCTGTTGCCCGCGTTCCTGATTCTCTCCGAGATCTTTCTGGCGCCAAGTCGGCCGTGGGCCGAGCGCGGGCGCGCCCTGTGGCTCGGATTCGCCGTGCTGCTGGCGGGCGCCGCGGCGATGGTGGCGATTCGAACGCTCGTGTTGAGCGGTGTCGTCGGACCGACGATGATCGCCGAGGCGTTGCGCGGACAGACGTTCGGTGGACGGCTGCTGACGATGCTGCAGATCGTTCCCGAGTGGACGCGCCTCCTCGTCTGGCCGGTGCATTTGAGAGCCGAGTACTCGCCGCGCGAATTCGTCGCGTCGACGGCGTTCGGCGAGGCGGAAGCAACGGGGCTGGCGATCGTTCTTCTCGTCGCCGTGGCGATATGGCTCGCGCGCAAACGCGCTCCGGCGATTTCGTTCGGGCTCTCGTGGTGCTGCCTCGCGCTCTTTCCGGTGAGCAACGTCGTGATTCCTACAGGGATTCTCATCGCCGAGCGCACGCTGTTTCTGCCGAGCGTGGGATTCGTGCTCGCACTCGGCGGCGCGATCGCGGCAATCGCGAGACAACGACTGGTCGTCACGTCCCGCGGGCGACTGCTCGCCTCGGCGGCCGCGGGCGTGATCGTCGTGGCTGCACTGGCACGCAGCGCCGAACGTCAGCGAGTGTGGCAGGATCCGGTGACGCTCACCGTCGCGAGCATTCGAGACGCTCCGCTCAGCTGGCGCGTGCAGCAAGCGTACGGCGACATGTTGTTCAGCCAGGGACGCGCGGCGGACGGAATCGCGGCGTTCCGGCGCGCCATCGATCTCGCGCCCGAAAGCTGGCGGCCGCGCAATTTTCTGGCGGAACGGTTGCGCAGGATCGGCGACGACAGCGACGCGGTCACGCTGCTGCGCGTGAGTCTGGCCGAGGATCCGCGGCAAATCAGCACCGTCGCCGCGCTGGCACCGGCGCTCCTTGGCGCCGGGCGCTACGCGGAGGCGAAGAAGCTGGCCGACAGCATCATCGTCGCCGAGAACGCGCCGCCGATCATGGTTCAGATGAGTCGGCTCGCCGACAGCGCGATGAAGATCAACGCGCCGCCGGGGAGCATGCGCATCGGAATTCCGATGCGTTGA
- a CDS encoding cation diffusion facilitator family transporter, producing the protein MTAPAPAPNPTSSTPSAAAAARTADWAGVKRVLVVVLLLNAVVAAVKVIVGIRTGSLTVLGAALESALDMLNNVVGVALVRVAARGPDEDHPYGHDKFETLGALAIVGFLSISCFELLKEGIQALAAQRTPTTIEVGDIGVIAAALIVNLFVVWYERSSARKLGSAFLLADASHTAGDILVTLLALATLVLSRAGFAWLDAPLAIAVALVIAWSGVGILRRSIPILVDQAAIESHALRDVVMGVPGIRDVRKMRSRSTASGQLFADVTIVVGGRTSVEEAHRLADAVEQAIEHSFGTSEVTVHVEPA; encoded by the coding sequence GTGACGGCCCCGGCCCCTGCCCCGAATCCGACATCCTCGACTCCCTCCGCCGCGGCCGCGGCGCGAACCGCGGACTGGGCGGGCGTCAAGCGCGTCCTGGTCGTCGTGCTGCTGCTCAACGCGGTGGTCGCGGCGGTCAAAGTCATCGTCGGTATTCGAACCGGTTCGCTCACGGTGCTGGGCGCGGCGCTCGAATCGGCGCTCGACATGTTGAACAACGTCGTCGGCGTGGCGCTCGTCCGCGTAGCGGCGCGCGGACCGGACGAAGATCATCCGTACGGCCACGACAAATTCGAAACGCTCGGCGCGCTCGCGATCGTCGGATTCCTCTCGATTTCCTGCTTCGAGCTTCTCAAAGAAGGAATCCAGGCCCTCGCGGCCCAGCGCACGCCGACGACGATCGAAGTCGGCGACATCGGGGTGATCGCCGCGGCGCTGATCGTGAACTTGTTCGTCGTGTGGTACGAGCGGTCGAGCGCGCGCAAGCTCGGGAGCGCGTTCCTGCTGGCCGACGCGTCGCACACCGCGGGCGACATTCTCGTGACTCTGCTTGCTCTGGCGACACTCGTGCTCTCGCGCGCCGGGTTTGCGTGGCTCGACGCGCCGCTCGCGATCGCCGTCGCGCTGGTGATCGCGTGGAGTGGAGTCGGGATTCTCCGCCGCTCGATCCCTATTCTCGTCGATCAGGCGGCGATCGAATCGCACGCCCTGCGCGACGTGGTGATGGGCGTTCCGGGCATCCGAGATGTGCGGAAGATGCGGTCGCGATCGACGGCGTCCGGGCAGCTGTTTGCCGACGTGACAATCGTCGTTGGCGGGCGGACATCGGTGGAGGAAGCCCACCGTTTGGCGGACGCGGTGGAGCAAGCCATCGAGCATTCGTTCGGGACGTCCGAAGTCACCGTACACGTCGAGCCCGCATGA